The following proteins are co-located in the Gossypium hirsutum isolate 1008001.06 chromosome A02, Gossypium_hirsutum_v2.1, whole genome shotgun sequence genome:
- the LOC107951693 gene encoding putative ETHYLENE INSENSITIVE 3-like 4 protein, with protein sequence MVEILGEIEPPSPVYEAELPEEDEEQEEEISYEELKKRMWKDRLRMQRLKEARESSRSDHQSGVRQEASRRKKMSRAQDSILKYMVKIMEVCKAQGFVYGIVPEKGKPVTGSSDSLRKWWKEKVQFDKSAPLAVDEFLPIIAEQGELDPVSCMHLLHDLQDTTLGSLLSALMQHCAPPQRRFPLERGLAPPWWPTGNELWWGEQGISQEQGPPPYRKPHDLKKAWKVSVLAAVIKHMSPNIDRIRRLVTQSKCLQDKMTARDTVTWSNVVNQEEALLKLTEKCLKISPTKDDEEEQDSEYSLAADEGKHGEKITVSGEKRKCLFKRQVTPNRIYACQNSMCPRSALELGFTGKNTRSDHESSCSYRSKESDVSQESSEESEFSNRNLAPYDHHSFGPQAKLNTDSLGDAQKVLAVTDWLDMELAKANDQHRNMQSDEVGDISGTVSQDYINYLGGAIEDLPVPAEFLLQLGDMDLDPSLPLLLENIQEQGLTSIWDMGFDGISES encoded by the coding sequence ATGGTTGAGATTCTTGGTGAGATTGAGCCTCCTAGCCCTGTTTATGAGGCGGAGCTACCGGAGGAGGATGAAGAACAAGAGGAGGAGATCAGCTACGAAGAGCTGAAGAAGCGGATGTGGAAGGATCGGTTGCGGATGCAGAGGTTGAAGGAGGCACGAGAGAGTTCAAGGTCCGATCATCAGTCGGGGGTGAGGCAAGAAGCGTCTCGCCGCAAGAAGATGTCTCGTGCTCAAGATTCCATCCTCAAGTACATGGTGAAAATCATGGAAGTCTGCAAAGCGCAAGGGTTCGTCTACGGGATAGTTCCAGAGAAAGGCAAGCCTGTTACCGGCTCATCAGATAGCTTACGCAAGTGGTGGAAGGAGAAGGTTCAGTTCGACAAGAGTGCTCCGCTTGCAGTCGATGAATTCTTGCCGATAATTGCGGAACAAGGCGAATTGGACCCTGTTTCTTGTATGCATCTCCTTCATGACTTGCAGGATACTACTTTGGGATCACTTCTTTCTGCTTTGATGCAACACTGCGCGCCTCCTCAACGTAGGTTTCCGTTGGAAAGAGGTTTAGCCCCACCTTGGTGGCCAACCGGAAACGAGCTTTGGTGGGGCGAACAAGGGATATCTCAAGAACAAGGCCCTCCTCCTTATAGGAAGCCTCATGATCTTAAAAAGGCTTGGAAAGTTAGTGTATTGGCTGCTGTGATCAAGCACATGTCCCCAAATATAGATAGGATAAGAAGGCTGGTGACTCAATCTAAATGTTTGCAAGACAAGATGACAGCCAGAGACACCGTCACTTGGTCTAATGTGGTTAACCAAGAAGAAGCTCTTTTAAAGCTTACTGAGAAATGTCTCAAAATCTCACCTACAAAAGATGATGAGGAAGAACAGGATTCTGAGTATAGCCTTGCAGCTGACGAAGGCAAGCATGGTGAGAAGATTACCGTATCTGGAGAGAAAAGGAAGTGTCTTTTCAAGCGACAGGTTACCCCGAATAGGATATATGCTTGCCAGAATTCCATGTGCCCGCGGAGTGCACTGGAACTAGGTTTTACAGGCAAGAACACAAGGAGTGACCATGAATCCAGTTGTTCCTATCGGTCTAAAGAAAGCGATGTTAGCCAAGAAAGCAGTGAGGAATCGGAATTTTCCAATAGAAATCTTGCTCCATATGATCATCACTCTTTTGGTCCTCAGGCCAAATTGAACACAGATAGCTTGGGCGATGCCCAGAAAGTACTTGCTGTCACGGATTGGCTCGATATGGAGCTAGCAAAGGCTAATGACCAACATAGAAATATGCAATCAGATGAAGTAGGGGATATATCTGGCACGGTTTCGCAAGATTATATAAACTATTTGGGTGGTGCAATTGAAGATCTACCAGTGCCAGCAGAATTTCTACTTCAATTAGGAGATATGGACTTAGACCCATCTCTTCCATTATTGCTAGAGAACATCCAAGAGCAAGGATTAACTTCAATTTGGGATATGGGATTTGATGGAATATCGGAATCATAA